In Actinoplanes sp. NBC_00393, a single genomic region encodes these proteins:
- a CDS encoding sialidase family protein, producing MPDDELNADFAGLARAAANAFKPHFADVEARAARRRRRLRTLSAGLLALGVSAGGGTALALTADRTPTPVVTPTLGPFRTSYAPAPGSSRVPQAQPSYVRIGPGAFDVAEPDKPLTGIFTQMFAGDLDHLYLEYRDCEGKKCRSMLASSSDRGRTWRKTPMHPDVQQHKRYGALVLAHGNLVVAADGTITRSGFDTTQPPASYLVSTDGGTTWKRSAMRKVETLPADATVYIPSSEWIAAVNPATGDMTWIKPSLPRFPGSLWSFAMPIDNQPSSGIWMLDRQPMPVSSPGPSPGAEVRRESKLIVLVSRDGGKTWDVRVLPDTEQDGVNSGMLTTVDGQTLYLADRLDGGAGVQLHSSTDGGQTWQTGARLDLGGPMLSLLPLGGGNVQIESPKDTLRSTDGGRTFTRVGESLGARAYALPGGGYAIPTNNNEASIWLSEDGASWTYVPRPEVP from the coding sequence GTGCCTGACGACGAGCTCAACGCCGACTTCGCCGGTCTGGCCCGGGCCGCGGCGAACGCCTTCAAGCCGCACTTCGCGGACGTGGAGGCGCGGGCCGCCCGCCGCCGGCGCCGCCTGCGCACGCTCAGCGCCGGCCTGCTCGCACTGGGCGTCTCCGCAGGCGGGGGTACGGCCCTCGCGCTCACCGCCGACCGCACGCCCACCCCGGTCGTCACGCCCACGCTCGGGCCGTTCCGCACCTCGTACGCGCCCGCGCCCGGCTCGTCCCGGGTCCCGCAAGCGCAGCCCAGTTACGTCCGGATCGGACCGGGCGCATTCGACGTCGCCGAACCCGACAAACCGTTGACCGGCATCTTCACCCAGATGTTCGCCGGTGACCTGGACCACCTCTACCTCGAGTACCGCGACTGCGAAGGCAAGAAGTGCCGCTCGATGCTCGCGTCCAGCAGCGACCGCGGGCGCACCTGGCGCAAGACGCCCATGCACCCCGACGTGCAACAGCACAAGCGGTACGGCGCGCTCGTGCTGGCCCACGGCAACCTCGTGGTCGCCGCGGACGGGACGATCACCCGATCCGGCTTCGACACGACGCAACCTCCCGCCTCCTACCTGGTGAGCACCGACGGCGGGACGACCTGGAAGCGTTCGGCGATGCGCAAGGTGGAGACTCTCCCGGCGGACGCGACCGTCTACATCCCGAGCAGCGAGTGGATCGCGGCCGTGAACCCGGCCACCGGCGACATGACCTGGATCAAACCGTCGCTACCGCGTTTCCCCGGCAGCCTGTGGTCCTTCGCGATGCCGATCGACAATCAGCCCAGCAGTGGCATCTGGATGCTGGACCGCCAGCCGATGCCGGTCTCCAGCCCCGGCCCCAGTCCGGGCGCAGAGGTGCGGCGGGAGAGCAAACTGATCGTGCTGGTCAGCCGCGACGGCGGCAAGACCTGGGACGTCCGGGTCCTGCCGGACACCGAGCAGGACGGCGTCAACAGCGGAATGCTGACCACGGTCGACGGCCAGACCCTCTACCTCGCCGACCGGCTCGACGGCGGCGCCGGCGTGCAACTGCACTCCAGCACCGACGGCGGCCAGACCTGGCAGACCGGCGCCCGCCTCGACCTCGGCGGCCCGATGCTGTCGCTGCTGCCGCTGGGCGGCGGCAACGTCCAGATCGAAAGCCCGAAGGACACGCTGCGCAGCACCGACGGCGGCCGCACGTTCACCAGGGTCGGCGAATCACTGGGGGCCCGCGCCTACGCGCTGCCGGGCGGCGGCTACGCCATTCCGACCAACAACAACGAGGCCAGCATCTGGCTCTCCGAGGACGGCGCCTCCTGGACGTACGTCCCCCGGCCGGAAGTCCCCTGA
- a CDS encoding GNAT family N-acetyltransferase — MVVEIREKTAADAAACLELVTRVHHADGYPMRLDPGFLTPVAGREAGAWVAESDGVIVGHVALRTPAESPTLDVAARATGLPVDRLALVARLFVAPEQRRTGLGRRLLRHATAEAPKLGRRAVLDVGQRLGPAVALYESEGWERVGELHEPLDADTVLDLWVYVSPEPPVRVIDGAAFDDFDGFVGEFNTLLCHHTWNGNLDAFNDILRGGFGTPETTWTLRWVDSERSRSVLGHPAMAHWLRRTLQSCHPTNRAGIEARLRAAQRGEGETLFDLIVEIIREHAPDGEETGYRIILELA, encoded by the coding sequence GTGGTTGTGGAGATCCGGGAGAAGACCGCTGCCGATGCCGCTGCCTGCCTCGAACTGGTGACGCGTGTGCACCATGCCGACGGCTATCCGATGCGCCTCGATCCGGGCTTCCTCACCCCGGTCGCCGGGCGGGAAGCAGGCGCCTGGGTGGCCGAGTCGGACGGTGTCATCGTCGGGCACGTCGCGCTGCGCACCCCGGCCGAGAGCCCGACCCTGGACGTCGCCGCCCGTGCCACCGGTCTCCCGGTCGACCGGCTCGCGCTGGTGGCCCGGCTCTTCGTCGCCCCGGAGCAGCGCCGTACCGGTCTCGGCCGCCGTCTGCTGCGGCACGCCACCGCTGAAGCGCCGAAGCTCGGCCGGCGTGCCGTCCTCGACGTCGGTCAGCGCCTGGGACCGGCGGTCGCCCTCTACGAGTCCGAGGGCTGGGAGCGCGTCGGCGAACTGCACGAGCCGCTCGACGCGGACACCGTGCTCGACCTGTGGGTCTACGTCAGCCCCGAACCTCCGGTCCGGGTCATCGACGGCGCGGCGTTCGACGATTTCGACGGTTTCGTCGGCGAGTTCAATACGCTGCTCTGCCACCACACCTGGAACGGGAACCTGGACGCCTTCAACGACATCCTGCGCGGTGGTTTCGGCACGCCGGAGACCACCTGGACGCTGCGGTGGGTCGACTCGGAACGGTCCCGCAGCGTGCTCGGCCATCCGGCGATGGCCCACTGGCTGCGACGGACCCTGCAGTCCTGCCACCCCACCAACCGGGCCGGCATCGAGGCACGGCTCCGCGCCGCGCAACGTGGGGAAGGGGAGACCCTGTTCGACCTGATCGTCGAGATCATCCGCGAGCATGCCCCGGACGGCGAGGAGACCGGCTACCGCATCATCCTCGAGCTGGCCTGA
- a CDS encoding TetR/AcrR family transcriptional regulator encodes MTIGTIRPGGRTARVRAAVLSAAADALVEHGFDRLDLADVARRAVVGKTTVYRRWGSAAGLVADLLEDMAEQSSPRTDAGSLIEDLRANARLVQRTLSDARQGPLFRAVIVAATCDSRAAEALHRFYAVRIAEWAPCVEQALQRREVPAGTDAAEVIRSVSAPLYYRMLISGDAVDEAAADRAAEAAVAAARAGAYLS; translated from the coding sequence ATGACGATCGGCACTATCCGGCCCGGTGGGCGTACCGCCCGGGTGCGGGCGGCTGTGCTGAGCGCTGCCGCCGACGCGCTCGTCGAGCACGGCTTCGACCGGCTCGATCTCGCGGACGTGGCCCGCCGGGCGGTGGTGGGCAAGACGACGGTCTACCGGCGCTGGGGAAGCGCAGCGGGGCTCGTCGCCGATCTGCTCGAGGACATGGCGGAGCAGTCGTCACCGCGTACCGATGCCGGGTCTTTGATTGAAGATCTGCGTGCGAACGCGCGCCTCGTGCAGCGCACCCTGAGCGATGCCCGGCAGGGTCCGCTGTTCCGGGCGGTGATCGTCGCGGCGACCTGTGACAGCCGGGCTGCCGAGGCGTTGCACCGCTTCTACGCGGTGCGCATCGCGGAGTGGGCGCCGTGCGTGGAGCAGGCGTTGCAGCGGCGGGAGGTGCCCGCGGGTACGGACGCGGCGGAGGTCATCCGGTCGGTGTCGGCGCCGCTCTACTACCGGATGTTGATCAGCGGGGATGCGGTGGACGAGGCGGCGGCCGACCGGGCCGCCGAGGCTGCGGTCGCCGCTGCCCGAGCCGGGGCCTACCTCTCGTGA
- a CDS encoding GNAT family N-acetyltransferase, protein MAIRLRPVGEEDLAMLRRFKTEPGLIGLDWAGFRDPGTVDRRFAADSYLGEDDGGLIVEVETGPVAAGFVSYRWGQFGAAGRHVEIGIVLLPEWRGQGIGWRAQAMFCEYLFRHTPVHRIQAGTHPENIAEQKALEKAGFQFEGVIRGCEFRDGGWRDGYLYSRLRS, encoded by the coding sequence GTGGCGATCCGGCTGCGGCCGGTGGGCGAGGAGGACCTGGCCATGCTGCGGCGGTTCAAGACCGAGCCGGGGCTCATCGGTCTGGACTGGGCGGGATTCCGCGACCCGGGAACGGTCGATCGCCGCTTCGCCGCCGACAGCTATCTGGGTGAGGACGACGGCGGCCTGATCGTCGAGGTGGAGACCGGGCCGGTGGCGGCCGGCTTCGTGAGTTACCGGTGGGGGCAGTTCGGGGCGGCCGGCCGGCACGTGGAGATCGGTATCGTGCTGCTGCCGGAGTGGCGTGGGCAGGGCATCGGCTGGCGGGCGCAGGCGATGTTCTGTGAGTACCTGTTCCGGCATACCCCGGTGCACCGGATTCAGGCCGGGACCCATCCGGAGAACATCGCTGAGCAGAAGGCCTTAGAGAAGGCCGGCTTCCAGTTCGAGGGCGTGATCCGCGGCTGCGAGTTCCGCGACGGCGGGTGGCGCGACGGTTACCTGTACAGCCGGCTGCGCTCGTAG
- a CDS encoding aldo/keto reductase, whose product MEYRRLGASGLTVPALSFGAGTFGGSGPLFSAWGDTGAREAQRLVDVCLDAGITMFDTADVYSDGASEEVLGQAIKGRRDRLLISTKSGLPTGDGPGDFGTSRARLIRSVEAALRRLGTDHIDLFQLHAFDAGTPVDEVVAALDDLVRAGKIRYLGASNFAGWQLMKSLAVADRDHRTRYAAHQVYYSLAGRDYEWELLPLGLDQGVGAVVWSPLGWGRLTGKIRRGAPLPAGSRLHATADFGPPVDDEHLFRIVDVLDEVSRETGRAIPQIAVNWLLQRPTVASVIIGARNEEQLLQNIGAVGWSLTPDQIARLDAVSERTAPYPYFPYQRQEGFARLNPSPLTDMGRPRTHLSPSR is encoded by the coding sequence ATGGAATACCGACGACTGGGCGCATCCGGACTCACCGTCCCCGCCCTGAGCTTCGGCGCCGGCACCTTCGGCGGCTCCGGACCGCTGTTCAGCGCCTGGGGCGACACCGGCGCCCGCGAGGCCCAGCGCCTCGTCGACGTCTGCCTCGACGCCGGCATCACCATGTTCGACACCGCCGACGTCTACTCCGACGGCGCCTCCGAAGAGGTCCTGGGCCAAGCGATCAAGGGCCGGCGCGACCGCCTGCTGATCTCCACCAAGAGCGGGCTGCCCACCGGCGACGGACCCGGCGATTTCGGCACCTCCCGGGCGCGGTTGATCCGGTCGGTCGAGGCCGCCCTGCGCCGGCTCGGCACCGACCACATCGACCTGTTCCAGCTGCACGCCTTCGACGCCGGGACACCGGTCGACGAGGTGGTCGCCGCCCTCGACGACCTGGTCCGGGCCGGCAAGATCCGCTACCTCGGCGCGTCCAACTTCGCCGGCTGGCAGCTCATGAAATCCCTCGCCGTCGCCGACCGCGACCACCGCACCCGCTATGCAGCGCACCAGGTCTATTACTCCCTCGCAGGCCGCGACTACGAGTGGGAACTGCTGCCACTCGGCCTCGACCAGGGCGTCGGCGCCGTCGTCTGGAGCCCGCTCGGCTGGGGACGCCTCACCGGCAAGATCCGCCGCGGCGCCCCGCTGCCGGCCGGCAGCCGCCTGCACGCCACCGCCGACTTCGGCCCGCCGGTCGACGACGAGCACCTGTTCCGCATCGTCGACGTCCTGGACGAAGTGTCCCGCGAGACCGGCCGGGCCATCCCGCAGATCGCGGTGAACTGGCTGCTGCAGCGACCCACTGTGGCCAGCGTCATCATCGGCGCCCGCAACGAGGAACAACTGCTGCAGAACATCGGCGCGGTCGGCTGGTCGCTCACCCCGGACCAGATCGCCCGCCTCGACGCGGTCAGCGAGCGCACCGCGCCGTACCCGTACTTCCCCTACCAGCGCCAGGAAGGCTTCGCCCGGCTCAACCCGTCGCCGCTCACGGACATGGGCCGCCCTCGCACACATCTATCACCTTCCCGGTGA
- a CDS encoding sigma-70 family RNA polymerase sigma factor, whose protein sequence is MTSEPDLRDVYAASAGRLVAQLYGMTGDFAEAQDAVQEAFARALSRPSRIRGVDNPEAWLRRVAMNIARSRHRRRALFDRIARSGRLDADDIVPPISPDHVALVTALQRLPRAIRETVVLHHLADLPVAEVATALGCTADTVKTRLVRGRRALAQHLQEIEMESSRA, encoded by the coding sequence GTGACTTCCGAACCGGATCTCCGCGACGTGTACGCCGCCTCGGCCGGCCGGCTCGTCGCCCAGCTGTACGGCATGACCGGTGACTTCGCCGAAGCGCAGGACGCCGTGCAGGAGGCGTTCGCCCGGGCGCTGAGCCGGCCGTCGCGCATCCGTGGGGTGGACAACCCCGAGGCGTGGCTGCGCCGGGTGGCGATGAACATCGCCCGGTCCCGGCACCGGCGCCGCGCGCTGTTCGACCGGATCGCCCGCTCGGGACGCCTCGACGCGGACGACATCGTCCCGCCGATCTCGCCGGATCACGTCGCGCTGGTCACCGCGCTGCAGCGGCTGCCCCGGGCGATCCGGGAGACCGTGGTCCTGCATCACCTGGCCGATCTGCCGGTCGCCGAAGTCGCGACCGCCCTCGGCTGCACCGCCGACACCGTGAAGACCCGGCTCGTCCGCGGGCGCCGCGCGCTCGCCCAGCACCTGCAGGAGATCGAGATGGAGTCCAGCCGTGCCTGA